From Mya arenaria isolate MELC-2E11 chromosome 12, ASM2691426v1, the proteins below share one genomic window:
- the LOC128211174 gene encoding acetylcholine receptor subunit beta-like, translating into MKQMKCPQLFLFVVSFCFLGVRFTWAQSSADVVALKTQLFTTNSYNTKVRPVTDSDTTTTVTLDYALVGINSFNDADQKLTTTGFLTIKWTDEMLTWTPADYNNIQSLLIPQNDVWQPDVTLDNGMDSKQSLGQKFIQVHITHEGAVTWSPYEVFDTSCTVQIVHFPFDRQICDIRFITWMTHQTEVNLNLGTQGFYTSNFEKNGKWDVESMTSYTETSGGKSVVGFRLTLNRRSSFYVLFLILPAILLSILNAFVFVLPAGSGEKVGYSLAVFLSYALFYTILSESLPKNSDEVSTVAAYLFFMMFLSTFATIITIVELRVYNKTTRGRLPMGVLKFVRCILHQKCMCCEKTEDFQEDYLEGDWTRVIGPWLACDWKDFIDALDFVLFWVFLIGTIFVTALTLICASSHVTLI; encoded by the exons atgaaacaaatgaagTGTCCACAACTTTTTCTATTCGTCGTGTCGTTTTGTTTCCTAGGTGTTAGATTCACATGGGCACAAAGTTCCGCGGATGTTGTTGCGCTGAAGACCCAGCTGTTTACAACCAACAGCTATAACACCAAGGTCCGTCCCGTGACGGACTCGGACACCACCACTACCGTCACGCTGGACTACGCCCTCGTTGGTATCAACTCGTTTAACGACGCGGACCAAAAACTCACCACAACCG GATTCTTGACAATCAAGTGGACAGACGAGATGCTGACATGGACGCCTGCAGACTACAACAATATCCAGTCGTTGCTCATACCGCAGAATGACGTTTGGCAGCCGGACGTCACGTTGGATAACGGCATGGACTCCAAACAATCCCTCGGCCAAAAATTTATTCAG GTGCACATAACGCACGAAGGCGCCGTCACGTGGAGCCCGTATGAAGTGTTCGACACTTCATGTACTGTACAAATCGTCCATTTCCCCTTCGACCGCCAGATATGTGACATTCGCTTTATAACCTGGATGACCCACCAGACCGAAGTCAATCTGAATCTGGGAACACAGGGTTTCTACACGAGCAACTTTGAGAAGAACGGGAAATGGGATGTCGAATCGATGACGTCGTACACGGAGACCAGTGGAGGGAAGAGCGTGGTCGGCTTCCGGCTAACACTGAATAGGCGTTCATCGTTTTACGTCTTGTTCTTAATCCTACCAGCTATCTTATTGTCAATTCTCAACGCGTTCGTGTTTGTCCTTCCGGCAGGATCGGGTGAAAAGGTTGGGTATTCTTTGGCCGTCTTCCTCTCCTATGCCTTGTTTTATACCATCCTCAGCGAGTCGTTGCCAAAGAATTCGGACGAAGTGTCAACAGTTGCCGCGTATCTTTTCTTCATGATGTTTCTGTCGACTTTCGCGACGATCATCACCATCGTTGAACTGAGAGTTTACAACAAGACTACCAGGGGTCGG CTTCCAATGGGAGTGTTGAAATTCGTCCGATGCATTCTACACCAAAAATGCATGTGCTGCGAGAAAACGGAGGACTTCCAGGAGGACTACCTTGAAGGCGATTGGACAAGAGTTATCGGGCCATGGCTAGCATGTGATTGGAAGGATTTCATTGACGCACTGGACTTTGTACTGTTTTGGGTGTTTCTCATCGGCACTATTTTTGTAACTGCCCTTACACTGATATGTGCCTCCTCGCACGTAACCCTTATTTGA